In Metopolophium dirhodum isolate CAU chromosome 9, ASM1992520v1, whole genome shotgun sequence, the genomic window ttacattttaacattaaagGCATGGATTGTGGTATAATGAAGACTATGTAGTCAgcagtatttattatacaactattgctctacaaagtatataataagcaCACTAATTACTTAcaaataagtacaaaatatatttatttattcatttaacacttaatgcattttaaaattacataacataCCACACTTCTCTTATTCTACTGTCATTAGCTGTATACTTTATTATCAGATATTTTTACTGTACCTAATGATTTAacatattcttataaaatactACATCCCATTGTCTTAAATCAAATTCtctacaaaattttttttttttatgtttatagaatACTACAGTTGATGACAAAGTATTTGCAGCTGTAtggtcagaaaaaaaaattgtcaatatttatgatttaaatagtaaattgaaAGAAGTCGAAAAGGCTAATAGAAATCGTAAAATTGGAAGTGAGGAAAAGAAGAAAAAGTTTGGTAAAGCTGCTCCCAAGAGAATACTGTCTGAACATAAACCTTTATATTCATACTCTGGGCATAGAGATGAAGGATTTGCTTTAGATTGGTCTTCCAAGGCTCcaggtattaatttataatataaaaaaaaattaaatattaattcattttctttataattaGGATTTTTAGCTAGTGGTGATTGCAAAGGAAATATTCATACTTGGAAACCAAGTGAAAGTGGTTGGGTtgttaatttacattcattagGTGGACATAAAGAATCTGTTGAAGATTTACAATGGTCTCCAAATGAAGTTAATGTGCTTGCTTCTTGCTCTGTAGACAAAtcgtaagtatatataatacattttttattagcagtataaaatatgatctacagcttaatatttatttttttatttaacaggtTAAGGATATGGGATACACGATTAGCACCAAATAAAGCCAATATGTTGACAATTGCTGACGCTCACGATAgcgatattaatgttataaattggAACAAAAAAGAACCATTAATTGTTTCTGGTGGTGATGATGGAAAACTTATGATTTGGGATTTGAGACAATTTAAAGTATACacttttatatcttataatttaacgtaaaatatgattctaatagtaatttattgaattagaaAGGTAAAGAACTAGCTGTATTCAAACATCACACTAGTGCTATTACAACAGTTGAATGGAGTCCAGATGATAGTTCTGTGTTTGCTTCTGGTGGTGAAGATGATCAAATAGCAATTTGGGATTTAGCTGTTGAAAGAGATACTACCAATGACCAAGATGACATAAAAgtatagaatttaaattaattatttttaaataacaatatttttattaattataaatcatttataatgGAAAACCTTATATGACGAATATGGGAACTTTTCATTTTAACACGTTAAGTGCCATGAGGCCGCCGGCTGCCGTAAAATCGTATGGATGTTTGTGTGATTTTTAGGCCGCACCATATTATTCCTAGGAGGCCATACGGCCGCGGGCTGCCTCAAAACCAATGTATATTCCTACCTGTTTTATATGATTGGCGCTGTAGTTATGCTTCTAAATCTAATGTTGGAATCATATTTTTAGACCAAATACCTCCCGAGATAATGCTGATAGCATTTCACGAATGTCAACATTAAAAACCcgataacgttttaaaaataccattaaGTAAGGCCGCCGGCGGCCGCATGGCACTTAACGTGTTAAgtaactttcttgatttttatagaaaataattttattaactaaacTCATATCCTGGTTCAAAAATTGGCGTGTCGAAATCCACGTGATCATGCTAACACCGGGTCGTTGATGGGAGATCAACTGATTATTCTCTTTTGTGACAGAGTATAGAAATAATCTAtacccataaaatataataaatgttgagACCATGTGTCTATACATTACTGCTGTAAAGTGATGCcatatagtagaataataagCATAACTTAGGTACTTCTTTCATTTtccagtttaaataaaaaaaaaaaaaaacttaattctGTAATGACATAGGTATGTGGGCTTAGCACTGCTGAGCCAGATGTGGCCCACCTATGATACTCGATATGCCTATACTTAATAGTcgtatattcttatatatatataaaagaacgtCCTGTTTTATGTAACTATTTTCTGACCACGCAACTgaacttttttccaatttttttctcTGAGTTCCAAATACTTTCCTGAGTGTCACCAACGTGcctgatttttcatttttttgtctGTGGAGGAGAGGAAagagaattaattttatttaaaggttactattttttaatgtgtcatttttttttacaaagttatttcaaatactCCTCTAAGTGATCtattatttccaattttattgttacttaAGAAAATGCAAAACCTGTTGTTTAAGAAGCCCCAAATTTATTCTCCCAACACATAAAGTCAAAAAGATTATACAACTAAATAATCGCCTTCACGCTATAAGCAATTGCTTACTGATTTATTGAcagaaatacacataatataaaaaacctgTCTGGACTGTATGGGCAGCTGCTCTGAGGTCGTGCCAAAAATTTGAACACACAAAAAGttcaaacttttcaaaatatttctctCAGAAAATAACTAACATCCCTCCCTTTGTTTTCTAATCTTATACTCCATATTCCATAATGACTTAAAAACAACAACTGTACTTGACGAAgcaagattttataaattttataagccgaattatataaattacatttt contains:
- the LOC132952604 gene encoding glutamate-rich WD repeat-containing protein 1, whose protein sequence is MSDSEHESEDEMVVEDENDEAGESSGAAIKKEPRQVYLPGHQMQEDESLVFDPSAYHMLHDIDSGLPCLSFDVIVDDMGCSRSDFPHSMYLVAGSQAEKPKDNCVFVMKLSNLNAIKNDESSSSDDSDVESDSDDDNSKDQPVLQISSIPHLGTVNRIRNTTVDDKVFAAVWSEKKIVNIYDLNSKLKEVEKANRNRKIGSEEKKKKFGKAAPKRILSEHKPLYSYSGHRDEGFALDWSSKAPGFLASGDCKGNIHTWKPSESGWVVNLHSLGGHKESVEDLQWSPNEVNVLASCSVDKSLRIWDTRLAPNKANMLTIADAHDSDINVINWNKKEPLIVSGGDDGKLMIWDLRQFKKGKELAVFKHHTSAITTVEWSPDDSSVFASGGEDDQIAIWDLAVERDTTNDQDDIKEIPPQLLFIHQGQESIKELHWHPQITGVLISTAQTGFNVFRTISI